The following proteins are encoded in a genomic region of Dokdonia donghaensis DSW-1:
- a CDS encoding TonB-dependent receptor plug domain-containing protein — MTKKGVLICCTLLCCLFFSDLKSQEQNTATVPLATVLSKIETLFNVSFSYADHIVAPVYTKDLLDNSTLAQALSLIENTTDLSFDFLNERFIVITENIINEVQELDQIYISNLLTTGISKSRSGVTRIKPAQFGILPGIIEPDVLQTVQALPGIISTEETVSNVNIRGGTNDQNLILWDGIKMYQSGHFFGLISAFNPYLTKRVEVIKNGTSARYGDGVSGTINIELDDKVATDYEGSISANLLHFKGYTTLPLSKKITLSLSARRSNTDFIQSPTYTSYTDRIFQDTDLSVNSDKDSQVSDLNFYFYDVSTNLIYDITEKDNLKISATSIYNKLGYDETIKALDINERSGINQSNNGVRLAYTRKWNDKHTTDFTLYLSNYNLNARNFNLENGQQLDQENEVLDIGSKLQLSSKLSDSFIWNNGYQFTEVGARNLAQTNRPVFFNNTRDVIRTHSLYSELSYLSPSKETQFITGVRGNYLDAFNTVIIEPRVRFSQRVLSYFKLSALGEFKSQSIFQIIDQPNDFLGLQRSRWVAANDDTLPVLKSKQASVSLDYTQNKWLLSLEGYIKNVDGISSRSQGFQNQFQFTNAVGSYDVMGIDFLVNKQFNKFGSWLSYSFSKNNFDFESLNNGSRFPNNTDIRHSLTYGSTYTINDFKFSLGFNWRTGTPLTQPREEQPIVNGEIIYDLPNSSLSDSFLRFDISAIYKFQLFDKDVQVGASVWNLLDNNNILNTYYLINSEDEIQKITVKSLGITPNFSLQYSF; from the coding sequence GTGACTAAAAAAGGAGTACTTATATGCTGTACCTTACTTTGTTGCTTATTTTTTTCTGATTTAAAATCTCAAGAACAAAATACAGCAACCGTTCCTCTAGCCACAGTTTTAAGCAAAATAGAGACACTCTTTAATGTGAGCTTTTCTTATGCAGATCATATTGTTGCTCCTGTATATACAAAGGATTTACTAGATAATAGTACGCTAGCACAAGCACTATCTCTTATAGAGAACACCACAGATTTAAGCTTTGACTTTCTTAATGAACGTTTTATAGTCATCACAGAAAATATTATAAATGAGGTCCAAGAGCTTGACCAGATTTACATCTCAAACCTTCTTACTACCGGGATTTCAAAATCTAGATCTGGGGTAACACGCATAAAACCGGCACAGTTTGGTATACTACCGGGTATTATAGAACCAGATGTTTTACAAACGGTACAGGCATTACCCGGTATTATAAGTACAGAAGAAACTGTGTCTAATGTTAATATAAGAGGTGGTACAAATGATCAAAATCTTATTTTATGGGATGGTATAAAAATGTATCAATCTGGACATTTTTTTGGTCTCATATCTGCTTTTAACCCTTATCTAACTAAACGTGTAGAAGTAATTAAAAATGGCACAAGTGCACGATATGGAGATGGTGTATCTGGAACTATAAATATCGAGCTAGATGACAAGGTTGCTACAGATTATGAAGGGAGTATAAGTGCAAACTTACTCCATTTTAAAGGCTATACAACTTTACCGCTTTCTAAAAAAATCACCCTCTCACTCTCTGCAAGAAGGTCTAATACAGACTTTATACAAAGCCCTACATATACCAGCTATACAGATCGCATTTTTCAAGACACAGACTTGAGTGTAAATAGTGATAAAGACTCACAAGTATCTGACCTTAACTTCTACTTTTATGATGTAAGCACAAACCTTATTTACGATATCACAGAAAAGGACAATCTAAAAATAAGCGCCACTAGTATTTACAACAAATTAGGTTATGATGAGACTATCAAAGCACTAGACATTAATGAACGTAGTGGTATTAATCAAAGTAATAATGGAGTGCGACTAGCTTATACCAGAAAGTGGAATGATAAGCACACTACAGATTTTACACTTTATCTATCTAACTATAATCTTAATGCACGTAATTTTAATTTAGAAAATGGCCAGCAACTAGATCAAGAAAATGAGGTACTTGATATAGGGTCAAAATTACAGCTAAGCAGTAAACTAAGTGACTCCTTTATATGGAACAATGGATATCAATTTACAGAGGTAGGCGCACGTAATCTCGCTCAGACTAATAGACCTGTTTTCTTTAATAATACCCGCGATGTGATACGCACACATAGTCTATACTCTGAGCTTTCATATTTATCACCTTCTAAGGAAACTCAATTTATTACTGGTGTAAGAGGTAATTACCTAGATGCGTTTAATACGGTTATTATAGAGCCTAGAGTACGCTTTAGCCAGCGAGTTTTGAGTTATTTTAAATTAAGCGCCTTAGGTGAATTTAAAAGTCAATCTATCTTTCAGATCATAGATCAACCTAATGACTTTTTGGGATTACAACGCAGTCGCTGGGTCGCTGCAAATGATGACACGCTACCCGTTTTAAAAAGTAAACAAGCCTCGGTGAGTCTTGATTACACTCAAAACAAGTGGTTATTAAGCCTAGAAGGCTACATAAAAAATGTAGATGGAATTTCCTCTCGTAGTCAAGGCTTTCAAAATCAGTTTCAATTTACAAATGCGGTAGGCTCATATGATGTGATGGGTATAGACTTCTTAGTAAATAAACAGTTTAATAAGTTTGGCTCTTGGCTATCTTACTCGTTTAGTAAAAATAATTTTGATTTTGAAAGTTTAAATAATGGCAGTCGCTTCCCTAATAACACAGATATAAGGCACTCTCTCACTTATGGCTCTACGTATACCATTAATGATTTTAAATTTTCTTTAGGTTTTAACTGGCGTACAGGCACACCTCTTACACAACCACGAGAAGAACAACCCATTGTAAATGGAGAAATTATTTATGACTTACCCAATAGTAGTCTCTCAGATAGCTTCTTACGTTTTGATATATCTGCTATATACAAGTTTCAACTTTTTGATAAAGACGTACAGGTAGGAGCATCTGTCTGGAACTTACTAGACAACAATAATATTCTCAACACTTATTATCTAATTAACAGTGAAGATGAAATTCAAAAAATCACGGTTAAGTCGCTAGGTATCACCCCTAACTTTAGTCTTCAGTACAGTTTTTAA
- a CDS encoding FecR family protein, whose protein sequence is MEREQLISKWLDNELSEAELQAFKSLEDYDDLVRIAETTKQLEPPVYHTPGEYKRLRKTLDTDKKSVTIYLKPLLKIAAVLILFAGIYYATTSTQKTVNLQTDIAQKEVITLPDNSVVTVNAMTTLYYDPTTWDDNRAVTLDGEAYFLVAKGATFSVETPNGLVSVLGTQFNVRTRDQYFEVYCYEGSVQVETATKTVILKPGDRFRESVKISSNTPQSTTLQPSWVRDETSFEKTPLKEVLKEFERHYDVSVKVDKEIENVLFTGSFTHTNMKIALKSISLPFNLSHKKQGNKVTLSRD, encoded by the coding sequence ATGGAAAGAGAACAATTAATATCAAAATGGCTAGACAACGAGCTTTCTGAAGCAGAGCTACAGGCGTTCAAAAGTCTTGAAGACTATGATGATCTCGTGCGCATCGCAGAGACCACAAAGCAACTAGAACCGCCAGTATATCATACTCCCGGAGAGTACAAGAGACTAAGAAAAACATTAGATACAGATAAAAAATCTGTTACAATATATTTAAAACCGCTACTTAAAATTGCAGCAGTTCTCATCTTATTTGCTGGTATTTACTATGCAACAACCTCAACTCAAAAAACAGTAAATCTACAAACAGACATTGCCCAAAAAGAAGTTATTACCCTACCAGATAACTCTGTAGTTACTGTAAATGCAATGACTACTTTATATTATGACCCAACCACTTGGGATGATAACAGAGCCGTAACGCTAGATGGTGAAGCATATTTTCTGGTAGCTAAAGGCGCAACTTTTAGTGTAGAAACCCCTAATGGGCTCGTCTCAGTACTAGGCACACAATTTAATGTACGTACAAGAGATCAATATTTTGAAGTATATTGCTATGAAGGCTCTGTACAAGTAGAGACAGCAACAAAAACTGTGATATTAAAACCTGGAGACCGCTTTCGCGAAAGCGTAAAAATCTCAAGTAACACACCTCAATCTACCACACTACAACCATCTTGGGTACGTGACGAAACTTCTTTTGAAAAAACACCTCTTAAAGAAGTGCTTAAAGAATTTGAAAGACACTATGATGTATCTGTAAAGGTTGACAAGGAGATTGAAAATGTGCTCTTTACAGGTTCTTTTACTCATACCAATATGAAAATTGCCTTAAAGTCAATAAGCTTACCGTTTAATTTATCCCATAAAAAACAGGGAAATAAGGTAACTTTATCTCGTGACTAA
- a CDS encoding RNA polymerase sigma factor, whose product MSSKNKEGVCKETVYNRVFNAHSKNLFNFLYYKYGSLYNPEDKVQEAFVKLWENCSKVPEAKAKSYLFTIANNLTLNAYAHQKVVLKFRQTKPQSYTNESPEFVLEEQEYNARLQAAIANLSEAQRSAFLLNRIEGKKHKEIAEMLGISKKAVEKRIYGALAKLKKEITELK is encoded by the coding sequence ATGAGTAGTAAAAATAAAGAAGGTGTTTGCAAAGAAACTGTTTATAACAGGGTCTTTAACGCGCATTCTAAAAACCTATTCAACTTTTTATATTACAAATACGGAAGCCTCTACAACCCTGAGGATAAGGTGCAAGAAGCATTTGTGAAGTTATGGGAAAATTGCTCAAAAGTACCCGAGGCCAAAGCAAAGAGTTATCTCTTTACCATCGCAAATAACCTTACACTTAATGCTTACGCACATCAAAAGGTAGTTTTAAAGTTTAGACAAACTAAGCCACAAAGCTATACTAATGAGTCTCCAGAATTTGTACTAGAAGAACAAGAGTACAACGCACGACTACAAGCGGCCATTGCAAATTTAAGTGAAGCACAACGTAGCGCATTTCTATTAAACAGAATAGAAGGGAAAAAACACAAAGAAATTGCAGAGATGCTAGGCATCTCAAAAAAAGCAGTCGAAAAGCGTATTTATGGAGCGCTAGCAAAGCTTAAAAAAGAAATTACAGAACTTAAGTAG
- a CDS encoding LamG domain-containing protein translates to MIFKNLSLRYYLASLSLFIVLIGAVSCQDDLSQDESLIEVINEANASAQLLQFMHNVALNDGSIDNIIDRASCLEMVLPMTIELGSSTFTVENQEDLITVEEHHYEHPEDSITINYPVDVILMNHEVVTATSQDEMDALVETCSDPSLSDIDIECVDFQYPITFNTFDPVFQVAETVTVSSDAQLLGFITSYTGSSNVVGVAFPISLLNHDGTIVEITDYTALEDALVEAVSSCDEDDGVDFETQQGCPEEQIDQYLTSCYWQITSYNEENTLSNYTFFFSSEDGYMFFYDVNTFVESTWSTSQSDLGGVLSFTSIPVLSQELQGDWTVTECSATTLLMQRGDDTLVFERNCFNEPLDCFTSAILGVCDNGTTNEASLDLEAALLGCDTTEVNVDYYISEEDAMAEINAISNPETYEFTGDIVIWSRISLLSDPSTYKIIFLDLTVVDCCDNPQLFLEEAIIYMPMSEYPLELLSGYYNETALNDCVVDRDGNDHCAIAFAQNDFTIPVTDDNTLLQGDAFSISIWFKMQNENPGDYEVFFQKGTSSGEGFQLGAYDLNAPIFSSGNFSIWDEDWSNEVDVTWTNTDWHHLVVTVDQSNTVRLYRDGILRNEITNAVLDIGSTALNVYTLGQGFQGYLDDLRVYNSTLNPTEISQLYALEGDCYTCL, encoded by the coding sequence ATGATTTTTAAAAACCTGTCTTTACGTTATTACCTCGCTAGCCTATCGCTATTTATAGTGCTTATAGGCGCAGTGAGTTGTCAAGACGATTTATCTCAAGATGAGTCGCTTATAGAGGTGATAAACGAGGCAAATGCAAGTGCACAACTGTTACAGTTTATGCATAATGTGGCGCTTAATGATGGCTCTATAGATAATATTATAGACAGAGCGAGCTGCCTTGAGATGGTGTTGCCTATGACTATTGAGCTAGGCTCATCTACCTTTACCGTAGAGAATCAAGAAGATTTAATTACAGTAGAAGAACATCATTATGAGCACCCTGAAGATTCTATTACTATAAACTATCCTGTAGATGTGATTTTAATGAATCACGAAGTTGTTACTGCAACTTCACAAGATGAAATGGATGCCCTCGTAGAGACTTGTAGTGATCCTTCATTATCAGATATAGATATAGAATGTGTAGATTTTCAATATCCTATTACCTTCAACACATTTGATCCAGTATTTCAGGTTGCCGAAACTGTCACTGTAAGTAGCGATGCACAGCTACTAGGATTTATAACCTCTTACACAGGCAGTAGCAATGTAGTAGGAGTTGCATTTCCTATATCATTATTAAATCACGATGGTACCATCGTAGAGATTACAGACTATACAGCCCTAGAAGATGCTCTTGTTGAAGCGGTATCAAGTTGTGATGAGGATGATGGTGTAGACTTCGAGACGCAACAAGGCTGTCCAGAAGAGCAAATAGATCAATACCTGACGAGTTGTTACTGGCAAATCACATCATATAATGAGGAAAATACCTTAAGTAATTATACCTTTTTCTTTAGTTCAGAAGATGGTTATATGTTCTTTTATGATGTAAACACTTTTGTTGAGTCTACTTGGTCTACCTCACAGTCTGACTTAGGTGGTGTTCTCTCGTTTACAAGTATCCCAGTGCTTAGTCAAGAGTTACAAGGCGACTGGACAGTTACAGAGTGCAGCGCGACCACATTATTAATGCAACGAGGTGACGACACCCTAGTTTTTGAACGTAACTGTTTTAATGAACCACTAGATTGTTTTACAAGTGCCATACTGGGTGTGTGCGATAATGGTACTACAAATGAAGCTAGCCTAGATCTAGAAGCTGCTCTTTTAGGTTGTGATACCACAGAGGTAAATGTAGATTACTACATTTCTGAAGAAGATGCAATGGCAGAGATAAATGCTATTTCTAATCCAGAAACGTATGAGTTTACTGGTGATATAGTAATCTGGTCTCGTATAAGTTTACTTAGTGATCCTAGTACATATAAAATTATATTCTTAGACCTCACTGTGGTAGATTGTTGTGACAACCCACAATTGTTTCTTGAAGAGGCTATAATCTATATGCCTATGTCTGAGTATCCATTAGAACTTTTGAGCGGTTATTATAATGAGACTGCTCTTAATGACTGTGTGGTAGACAGAGATGGTAATGATCACTGTGCAATTGCTTTTGCACAAAATGATTTTACAATACCCGTGACAGATGATAATACACTGTTACAGGGAGACGCATTCTCTATAAGCATTTGGTTTAAAATGCAAAACGAAAACCCTGGAGATTACGAGGTGTTTTTTCAAAAAGGAACTTCTTCTGGAGAAGGGTTTCAACTAGGTGCATATGACCTTAACGCACCCATTTTTTCTAGTGGAAACTTTAGTATTTGGGATGAAGACTGGTCTAACGAGGTGGATGTTACTTGGACTAATACAGACTGGCATCACCTTGTGGTAACTGTAGATCAGAGTAATACGGTGAGACTTTACAGAGACGGTATTTTACGTAATGAAATTACAAACGCTGTACTAGATATAGGAAGTACAGCACTTAATGTATACACACTTGGACAGGGCTTTCAGGGTTATCTAGATGACCTTAGAGTGTATAATAGTACTTTAAATCCTACTGAAATCAGTCAGCTCTATGCACTAGAGGGTGATTGTTATACCTGTCTATAG
- a CDS encoding MFS transporter: MLTSTFNKLYDYLNNESKDRVCKGITDEACDHVAKNFFAILLTHTFTKLGDTLSNPKTVLTWLMNYVNAPVFLISLIVPIRESGALIPQVAISNYVKTKPIRKYIWIAGSIIQGLSIAGIGLVALHFDKQVAGWLIILCLVIFSLARSLASVSSKDIKGKAIPKTRRGKLGGYTSSFSGILVLIAGLYITYTSKTTENIQFYTNLIFFAASMWIIASFIYASIKEFPSSVNKDDSERNGIIDNFKLLKEDTHLRDFVIARSLLLCSALSAPFYVTAAQTNVKDTSYLLGLLIISNGLASIVSSPYWGKMADKSSKNTMAYAITIASICGLVLFFIISFGNDLKTQLWLYPIAFFILGIAHSGVRQGRKTYVIDMATGDDRTNYVSVSNTIIGLILLVTGGISALLSLISVESVILALSIIGLLGAVKSYKLRNVEKSTEDDE; the protein is encoded by the coding sequence ATGCTCACATCTACATTTAATAAACTTTACGATTACCTCAATAATGAAAGTAAAGACCGTGTATGTAAAGGCATAACAGATGAGGCGTGTGATCACGTTGCAAAAAACTTTTTTGCCATACTCTTGACTCACACTTTTACAAAACTAGGTGACACGCTCAGTAACCCAAAAACTGTACTCACCTGGTTAATGAATTATGTAAACGCCCCTGTGTTCCTTATAAGTCTTATAGTTCCTATACGTGAGTCTGGTGCTCTTATCCCGCAAGTAGCCATCTCAAATTATGTTAAAACAAAACCCATACGTAAATATATATGGATAGCCGGATCTATTATACAAGGCCTCTCCATCGCAGGTATAGGTCTTGTGGCCTTACATTTTGATAAACAGGTGGCGGGATGGTTAATAATACTTTGCTTAGTGATATTTAGTCTTGCGCGCAGTCTAGCCTCGGTAAGCTCTAAAGATATAAAGGGTAAAGCCATACCAAAAACTCGTAGAGGAAAACTAGGTGGGTACACCTCTTCCTTTTCTGGTATACTCGTGCTCATAGCGGGTTTATATATCACCTATACTTCAAAAACTACAGAAAACATACAGTTTTATACTAACCTAATCTTTTTTGCGGCCTCTATGTGGATTATTGCATCATTCATTTATGCCTCAATAAAGGAGTTTCCGAGCTCGGTAAACAAGGATGATAGCGAGCGCAATGGAATCATAGATAATTTTAAGTTGCTCAAAGAAGATACACATCTAAGAGATTTTGTAATCGCTAGGTCACTCTTATTATGCTCTGCCCTGTCTGCTCCATTTTATGTGACAGCAGCACAAACTAATGTAAAAGACACGAGTTACCTTCTAGGTTTACTCATCATATCTAACGGGCTGGCGTCAATTGTAAGCTCACCATACTGGGGTAAAATGGCAGATAAATCAAGTAAAAACACAATGGCATATGCAATTACTATTGCCTCAATTTGCGGGCTTGTGCTATTTTTTATTATCTCTTTTGGCAATGACCTTAAAACGCAACTATGGTTATATCCTATTGCATTCTTTATACTGGGTATCGCACACAGTGGCGTGCGTCAAGGAAGAAAAACCTATGTCATCGATATGGCCACTGGTGATGATAGAACAAACTACGTCTCTGTAAGTAATACTATCATAGGTCTTATACTTCTCGTAACCGGTGGGATAAGTGCTCTTTTATCACTTATCTCTGTAGAGAGTGTGATACTTGCACTCTCCATAATAGGTCTTCTAGGAGCCGTAAAAAGCTACAAATTACGCAATGTAGAAAAGTCTACAGAAGACGATGAGTAA
- the fahA gene encoding fumarylacetoacetase yields MPLSANDPSRKTWLDTPKNTDFPIQNIPFGVFLTRDDVITIGTRIGDYAIDLGALHQLGYFKGIPLTDDIFLQDTLNDFIADGRKTWRLVRNRISEIFEESNAALRDNAKDRDVVIFKLDEVEMQLPVQIGDYTDFYSSIEHATNVGTMFRGEENALMPNWLHLPVAYHGRSSSVIPSGIPVHRPKGQKLPNGATNPIFGPSRLIDFELEMAFITTDANNLGESISTENAEENIFGLVLFNDWSARDIQKWEYVPLGPFLAKNFASSISPWIVTLDALEPFRVESPAPKKELLPYLKFEGKKSFDINLEVALQPEGMKETTVCKSNFKYMYWNMSQQLAHHTVNGCPVNAGDMMGSGTLSGSTPDSYGSMLELSWRGEKPVKLKEGGDRKFIEDNDTVIIRGYSKSKDYPRIGFGEVSTKLLPVFEPKTK; encoded by the coding sequence ATGCCTCTATCTGCAAACGATCCTTCTAGAAAAACGTGGCTTGACACGCCTAAGAATACAGACTTTCCCATACAGAATATTCCTTTTGGGGTGTTCTTAACTCGTGATGATGTAATTACAATAGGTACACGCATAGGTGATTATGCGATAGATCTAGGCGCGCTACATCAGTTAGGGTACTTTAAAGGAATACCTCTTACAGATGATATCTTTTTACAAGACACGCTTAATGACTTTATTGCAGATGGTCGCAAGACGTGGCGACTCGTACGTAATCGCATTTCTGAAATCTTTGAGGAAAGCAACGCAGCACTGCGTGACAATGCAAAAGATCGTGACGTGGTTATCTTTAAACTGGATGAAGTAGAAATGCAACTTCCAGTACAGATAGGTGATTACACAGATTTTTACTCAAGTATTGAGCACGCGACTAATGTGGGTACAATGTTCCGTGGAGAAGAAAACGCGCTTATGCCTAACTGGCTTCACCTACCTGTCGCATATCACGGTCGTAGCTCTTCTGTAATACCTTCTGGAATACCTGTACACAGACCAAAAGGACAAAAGCTACCTAATGGAGCGACAAACCCAATATTTGGCCCATCAAGACTTATAGATTTTGAACTTGAGATGGCTTTTATAACAACAGATGCAAATAATCTAGGAGAATCTATCTCTACAGAAAATGCCGAAGAAAATATTTTTGGACTTGTACTATTTAATGACTGGAGTGCACGTGATATTCAAAAATGGGAGTATGTGCCATTAGGACCATTTCTTGCAAAAAACTTTGCCTCATCTATCTCTCCGTGGATTGTCACACTAGATGCACTTGAGCCTTTTAGAGTAGAAAGTCCAGCGCCTAAAAAAGAGCTTTTACCTTATCTTAAGTTTGAAGGTAAAAAGAGTTTTGACATTAACCTTGAGGTGGCATTACAGCCAGAAGGTATGAAGGAGACTACCGTGTGTAAGTCTAACTTTAAATATATGTACTGGAATATGAGCCAGCAGCTTGCACACCACACAGTAAATGGTTGCCCAGTAAATGCTGGAGATATGATGGGTAGTGGTACACTATCTGGATCTACACCAGACTCATACGGTTCTATGCTTGAGTTATCGTGGAGAGGTGAGAAACCAGTAAAACTTAAAGAAGGTGGTGATCGCAAGTTTATAGAAGATAATGATACGGTAATTATACGTGGTTACTCTAAGTCTAAGGATTACCCACGTATTGGTTTTGGCGAAGTATCAACTAAGCTATTACCAGTTTTTGAGCCTAAAACAAAATAA
- the glyA gene encoding serine hydroxymethyltransferase, which produces MQRDTAIFDLIQEEKERQLNGLELIASENFVSDQVMEAAGSVLTNKYAEGYPGKRYYGGCEVVDEVETLAIERAKELFGAAYANVQPHSGSQANTAVFHACLKPGDKFLGFDLAHGGHLTHGSPVNFSGRLYTPVFYGVDKETGLLNYDKIQEIATVEQPKMIIAGASAYSREIDYKRFREIADSVGAILLADVAHPAGLIAKGIIADPIPHCHVVTTTTHKTLRGPRGGMILMGEDFENPFGITLKSGKKRMMSSLLDSGIFPGNQGGPLMHVIGAKAIAFGEALTDEFLHYMVQVKKNATTLADALVLKGYDIISGGTDNHMMLIDLRNKDVTGKAAEEALGKADITVNKNMVPFDDKSPFVTSGIRIGTAAVTTRGLVESDMHEIANFIDKAIQHHDNDEVLENVAKSVNEMMGHRPLFKA; this is translated from the coding sequence ATGCAACGAGATACCGCCATTTTTGACCTAATACAAGAAGAAAAAGAACGCCAACTTAATGGCCTTGAGCTTATTGCTTCAGAAAATTTTGTAAGTGACCAGGTAATGGAAGCTGCAGGATCTGTACTAACTAACAAATATGCAGAAGGGTATCCTGGTAAGCGTTATTATGGTGGTTGTGAAGTAGTAGACGAGGTAGAGACACTTGCTATAGAGCGCGCAAAGGAACTTTTTGGAGCCGCCTATGCAAACGTACAGCCGCACTCAGGTTCTCAAGCAAATACGGCCGTTTTTCACGCTTGTTTAAAACCAGGAGATAAATTTTTAGGTTTTGACCTTGCTCACGGTGGTCACTTAACACACGGGTCGCCAGTAAACTTTTCTGGTCGTTTATATACACCAGTTTTTTATGGAGTAGATAAAGAGACAGGACTACTTAATTATGATAAAATACAAGAAATCGCGACTGTAGAGCAGCCTAAAATGATTATCGCAGGTGCCTCTGCATACTCACGTGAGATAGATTATAAACGCTTTCGCGAAATTGCTGACTCAGTAGGAGCTATCCTTCTTGCAGATGTTGCTCACCCAGCAGGTCTTATTGCAAAAGGAATTATAGCAGACCCTATACCACACTGTCACGTAGTAACAACTACTACACACAAAACCCTAAGAGGGCCACGCGGTGGAATGATACTTATGGGTGAAGATTTTGAAAACCCTTTTGGAATCACACTTAAGAGTGGAAAGAAGCGTATGATGTCTTCTCTACTTGATAGTGGTATCTTCCCAGGGAACCAAGGAGGACCATTAATGCACGTAATTGGAGCAAAGGCAATTGCCTTTGGAGAAGCACTTACAGATGAGTTTTTACACTATATGGTGCAGGTTAAGAAAAATGCAACTACACTAGCAGATGCACTTGTGCTTAAAGGGTATGATATTATATCTGGAGGTACAGATAACCATATGATGCTTATAGATCTACGCAACAAAGATGTAACAGGTAAAGCTGCCGAAGAAGCGCTAGGTAAGGCAGACATTACGGTAAACAAGAATATGGTGCCATTTGATGACAAGTCACCTTTTGTAACTTCTGGTATACGTATAGGTACTGCAGCAGTAACTACACGTGGTCTTGTAGAAAGTGATATGCACGAGATTGCAAACTTTATAGACAAGGCAATACAGCATCACGATAATGACGAGGTGCTAGAAAACGTTGCAAAGAGTGTAAACGAAATGATGGGCCACAGACCATTGTTTAAAGCCTAG
- a CDS encoding nucleoside triphosphate pyrophosphohydrolase family protein, with translation MKNKIAAVTLFHDTYGLDKKASPTAQLSKAKNELRYNLMKEENEEYLEAANNGDLVEVADALGDMLYILCGTIIEHGMQDKIEEVFNEIQRSNMSKLGEDGKPIYRADGKVLKGPNYFKPDIASILNK, from the coding sequence ATGAAAAATAAAATAGCAGCCGTAACCCTTTTTCACGACACTTATGGGCTGGATAAAAAGGCTTCACCTACGGCTCAACTCTCTAAAGCCAAAAATGAGTTACGTTATAACTTGATGAAGGAAGAAAATGAAGAGTATCTAGAAGCTGCAAATAATGGAGATCTTGTAGAGGTGGCAGATGCGCTAGGGGATATGCTGTATATTTTATGCGGGACTATTATAGAACACGGTATGCAAGATAAAATAGAGGAAGTTTTTAATGAGATACAGCGATCTAATATGAGTAAGCTGGGTGAAGATGGAAAGCCTATCTATAGAGCGGATGGTAAAGTGCTTAAAGGGCCTAACTATTTTAAGCCAGATATCGCGAGTATACTTAACAAGTAA